The Pseudomonas fluorescens genome segment GGCCAAGGGCGGTGGTTCCGAGAACAAGTCAAAAATGGCCATGCTCAACCCGTCCGACTCGATCGTCGACTGGGTACTCAAGACCGTTCCGACCATGGGCGCCGGCTGGTGCCCACCGGGCATGCTGGGCATCGGCATCGGCGGTACTGCCGAGAAAGCCGCCGTGATGGCCAAGGAAGTGTTGATGGAATCCATCGACATTCACGAGCTCAAGGCCCGTGGCCCACAGAACCGCATCGAAGAAATGCGTCTGGAGCTGTTCGAGAAGGTCAACCAGCTGGGTATCGGCGCCCAGGGCCTCGGTGGCCTGACCACCGTGCTCGACGTAAAGATCATGGATTACCCGACCCACGCCGCTTCCTTGCCGGTGTGCATGATCCCGAACTGCGCCGCTACCCGTCACGCGCACTTCGTGCTCGACGGTTCCGGCCCTGCTTCGCTGGAAGCGCCACCGCTGGACGCTTACCCGGAAATCGTCTGGGAAGCCGGCCCGTCGGCCCGTCGCGTCAACCTCGACACCCTGACCCCGGAAGACGTGCAGAGCTGGAAGCCGGGCGAAACCGTCCTGCTCAACGGCAAGATGCTCACCGGTCGCGACGCCGCGCACAAGCGCATGGTCGAGATGCTGAACAAAGGTGAAACCCTGCCGGTAGACCTCAAGGGTCGCTTCATCTACTACGTCGGCCCGGTTGATCCGGTCGGTGACGAAGTGGTTGGCCCGGCCGGCCCGACCACCGCCACGCGGATGGACAAGTTCACCCGTCAGATCCTCGAGCAGACTGGCCTCTTGGGCATGATCGGCAAGTCCGAGCGCGGCCCGACCGCCATCGACGCGATCAAGGACAACAAGGCTGTGTACCTGATGGCCGTTGGCGGTGCCGCTTACCTGGTGGCGCAGGCGATCAAGAAGTCCAAGGTCCTGGCGTTCGCGGAGCTGGGCATGGAAGCGATCTACGAGTTCGAGGTCAAGGACATGCCGGTCACCGTTGCGGTGGACAGCAAAGGTGAGTCGGTGCACATCACCGGTCCTGCGATCTGGCAACAGAAGATCAGCGAAAGCCTGGCGGTTGAAGTGCAGTAAGCGCTTCATCTGCCAGCAAAAAGGCCGGGCGGTCAGCAATGATCGCCCGGCCTTTTTTTCGCCTGCCATAAAGTGCCGGCACCAGCACCTGTCAGATCTGACAGGTGTCGAAAGAAAA includes the following:
- a CDS encoding fumarate hydratase, producing MTVIKQDDLIQSVADALQFISYYHPVDFIQAMHEAYLREESPAARDSMAQILINSRMCATGHRPICQDTGIVTVFVRVGMDVRWDGATMSLDDMINEGVRRAYNLPENVLRASILADPAGARKNTKDNTPAVIHYSIVPGNTVEVDVAAKGGGSENKSKMAMLNPSDSIVDWVLKTVPTMGAGWCPPGMLGIGIGGTAEKAAVMAKEVLMESIDIHELKARGPQNRIEEMRLELFEKVNQLGIGAQGLGGLTTVLDVKIMDYPTHAASLPVCMIPNCAATRHAHFVLDGSGPASLEAPPLDAYPEIVWEAGPSARRVNLDTLTPEDVQSWKPGETVLLNGKMLTGRDAAHKRMVEMLNKGETLPVDLKGRFIYYVGPVDPVGDEVVGPAGPTTATRMDKFTRQILEQTGLLGMIGKSERGPTAIDAIKDNKAVYLMAVGGAAYLVAQAIKKSKVLAFAELGMEAIYEFEVKDMPVTVAVDSKGESVHITGPAIWQQKISESLAVEVQ